In a single window of the Labeo rohita strain BAU-BD-2019 chromosome 23, IGBB_LRoh.1.0, whole genome shotgun sequence genome:
- the csrnp2 gene encoding cysteine/serine-rich nuclear protein 2: protein METVSSRGLKRRFEEVDSGSPCSTPKDSDDDISSSDSADSCDSLNAPSSSLTPPSILRRHKASLGRKQVRFDAVTVYYFSRRQGFTSVPSQGGSSLGMARHHCAIRHYTLGEFAREQESSHKHVLRQHLRQEKLNARKLKLTRNGTVDCPEAELLTLDDISDEDLDVESVEVDDCFFLQPLPTKRRRALLRASGIARIDAREKAELRAIRLSREECGCDCRFYCDPRHCGCSQAGIKCQVDRMSFPCGCTRDGCGNTAGRIEFNPLRVRTHYLHTIMKLDLEKRSLLGVRPGEDCGEETELVSSPSLSLSPLDSDVEVESQSIQELQEEHCDSLERENETAVLHLQSAEERERRLEQEEQQVEEAQTTDPTLCLLQGALTSQAGMEGMEGVEGVLLEGPFPEGATLLCITENNEDEQTEQRLLKDPASVLYYQVGHVETAAFETLPAQVEEVVSEGGDPDTESDRQKQETCGQDSAKSLSVEVPPPLEDGGEEQLCPEQASNDGECLETCLALDEKAVQLPPEV from the exons ATGGAGACAGTGTCATCTCGTGGCCTGAAGCGCAGATTCGAGGAGGTGGACAGCGGCTCGCCGTGTTCCACACCCAAAGATTCGGATGATGACATCTCTAGCAGTGACAGCGCTGATAGCTGCGACAGTCTCAATGCTCCCTCCAGCTCTCTCACAC CCCCCTCCATTCTAAGAAGACACAAAGCATCTTTAGGTCGTAAGCAGGTACGCTTTGACGCGGTGACGGTCTACTACTTCTCCAGGAGGCAGGGCTTCACCAGCGTGCCCAGTCAGGGTGGCAGCTCCCTGGGCATGGCACGCCATCACTGTGCTATACGACATTACACCCTTGGCGAGTTTGCACGAGAACAAGAGAGCAGCCACAAGCATGTGCTGCGTCAACACCTGCGGCAAGAAAAACTCAACGCTCGCAAGTTAAAG CTGACACGGAATGGAACTGTGGATTGTCCCGAAGCCGAGTTGCTTACCCTGGACGACATATCCGATGAGGATCTGGACGTCGAGAGTGTAGAGGTGGACGATTGCTTCTTCTTGCAGCCTCTTCCAACCAAGAGGCGTCGGGCACTACTGAGGGCCTCAGGTATTGCCCGCATAGATGCCAGAGAAAAGGCTGAGCTGCGTGCCATACGTTTGTCCCGGGAGGAGTGTGGTTGTGACTGCCGCTTCTACTGCGACCCTCGGCATTGTGGCTGCAGCCAAGCTGGAATTAAGTGCCAG GTGGATCGGATGTCCTTCCCATGTGGTTGCACCCGTGACGGTTGTGGCAATACAGCTGGTCGCATTGAGTTCAACCCTCTTCGTGTGCGTACCCACTATCTTCACACTATCATGAAACTTGACCTGGAAAAGAGAAGCCTGTTGGGTGTAAGGCCTGGAGAGGACTGTGGGGAAGAGACAGAGTTAGTCTCCTCTccatctctgtctctttctcccTTGGACTCGGATGTGGAGGTGGAAAGCCAAAGCATTCAGGAGCTGCAAGAGGAGCACTGCGACAGCCTGGAGCGTGAGAACGAAACAGCCGTGCTTCACCTACAGAGTGCGGAGGAACGGGAAAGGAGACTGGAACAAGAGGAACAGCAGGTCGAAGAGGCGCAGACCACTGACCCGACCCTTTGCCTCCTGCAGGGTGCCCTCACCAGCCAGGCTGGGATGGAGGGCATGGAAGGTGTTGAGGGAGTCCTTCTCGAAGGACCTTTTCCTGAAGGTGCCACCCTGCTGTGTATTACTGAGAACAATGAGGATGAACAGACCGAGCAGAGGCTCCTCAAAGACCCTGCCTCTGTCCTCTATTATCAGGTAGGTCATGTAGAGACAGCAGCCTTTGAGACGCTTCCTGCGCAAGTAGAGGAGGTGGTGAGCGAAGGCGGGGATCCAGATACGGAGAGCGATCGGCAAAAACAAGAAACCTGCGGGCAGGATTCGGCCAAGAGCTTGTCTGTCGAAGTACCTCCACCTCTCGAGGATGGGGGCGAAGAACAACTTTGTCCAGAACAGGCCTCAAATGACGGGGAATGCCTCGAGACATGCCTGGCACTGGATGAAAAGGCAGTACAACTTCCTCCAGAAGTGTAG